The following are from one region of the Pseudodesulfovibrio piezophilus C1TLV30 genome:
- a CDS encoding AMP-binding protein: protein MEDRVNEQEMTLKDLLEQSVAKHADRVALSFVGGDPLHYSRLLELVRDLETLLAGCEVRPGDKVAIIGENMPHWAVTYFAVTSMGAVAVPILQEFHCSAVHHILRHSEAKVVVVSSRYIDKVEGESFPDLKTVINMDDLSVVNEDAPKTTFSEAVEAARETFEELSEKARKYMDRADDSTKARVTEAYDSAREKFSEFSLKARKFFDRKTGKAFKLTSETVAAILYTSGTTGHSKGVVLTHGNLVSNAFAGIQTIPVFETDRFLSVLPMAHTYECTVGLIIPLHCGSSVAYLQRPPTPRTLLPAMEKVQPTVMNIVPLIIEKIYKKRIKPKLSSKGLMGGLMKIGAARRKVSRIAGKKLIEAFGGELRCLCIGGAALAPEVEEFLHEAEVPYAIGYGMTETAPLLAGTRPEKQKLRAIGPQIAGIQLKILDPHPETGEGEIIAKGPNVMREYYKAPNDTKSTFTEDGWLLTGDLGIIDEDGYLFIKGRLKNVIIGPSGENIYPEEVESIINQCDYVMESLVYDVDGKVIARIHLNYDALDEELGAGKMIESEVRSKIKALLEDVRTEVNSKVSSFARLSRVIEQVEPFEKTPTQKIKRFIYLDK, encoded by the coding sequence ATGGAGGACCGTGTGAACGAACAAGAAATGACCCTCAAGGATCTGCTTGAGCAGTCCGTTGCCAAGCATGCAGATCGCGTTGCCTTGAGCTTTGTGGGGGGCGATCCCCTGCACTATTCTCGGCTACTCGAACTGGTGAGAGACCTCGAAACGCTCCTGGCCGGGTGTGAGGTCAGACCAGGGGACAAGGTCGCCATTATCGGCGAGAATATGCCCCACTGGGCTGTCACCTATTTTGCCGTGACTTCAATGGGGGCTGTTGCTGTTCCCATTCTGCAAGAATTTCATTGCAGCGCTGTCCATCATATACTTCGACATTCAGAGGCAAAGGTTGTTGTTGTCTCCAGTCGATATATAGACAAGGTTGAAGGCGAGAGTTTTCCTGATCTCAAGACAGTCATCAATATGGATGACCTTTCCGTGGTGAATGAAGACGCACCCAAAACGACTTTCTCAGAAGCTGTCGAAGCGGCAAGGGAAACTTTTGAAGAACTGAGCGAAAAGGCCAGAAAGTACATGGATCGTGCTGATGACAGCACCAAGGCCAGAGTAACGGAAGCTTATGATTCCGCTCGTGAGAAGTTCAGTGAATTCAGCCTCAAGGCCCGTAAGTTTTTTGATCGTAAGACTGGAAAAGCATTTAAGCTCACGTCTGAAACGGTGGCCGCAATCCTGTATACTTCAGGGACCACCGGACATTCCAAAGGCGTGGTCCTGACCCATGGAAATCTTGTGTCGAATGCTTTTGCGGGCATTCAGACCATCCCGGTCTTTGAAACAGATCGATTCCTTTCCGTTCTTCCTATGGCTCATACATATGAATGCACGGTTGGCTTGATTATCCCATTGCATTGCGGCAGCTCCGTTGCCTATCTCCAGCGGCCTCCGACTCCCCGCACGCTGCTTCCCGCCATGGAGAAAGTCCAACCGACTGTCATGAATATTGTCCCTTTGATCATTGAAAAAATCTACAAGAAGCGAATCAAGCCGAAGCTGTCCTCCAAGGGGCTTATGGGCGGTCTGATGAAAATCGGAGCTGCACGCCGTAAAGTTTCACGAATCGCCGGAAAGAAGCTTATCGAGGCTTTTGGGGGCGAATTGCGATGTCTTTGCATCGGTGGAGCCGCGCTTGCTCCGGAAGTGGAAGAATTTTTGCATGAAGCTGAGGTCCCATATGCCATTGGGTATGGGATGACGGAAACAGCTCCGCTTCTGGCCGGGACCAGGCCGGAGAAACAGAAACTCCGAGCCATTGGGCCTCAGATTGCCGGGATTCAATTAAAAATTCTTGATCCCCATCCTGAAACAGGGGAAGGGGAAATCATCGCCAAAGGACCGAATGTCATGCGGGAGTATTACAAAGCACCCAATGATACAAAAAGTACTTTTACCGAAGATGGGTGGCTGCTTACAGGCGATCTGGGGATTATTGACGAGGATGGGTATCTTTTCATTAAGGGGCGCTTGAAAAATGTTATCATTGGTCCCAGCGGTGAGAATATTTATCCCGAAGAGGTGGAATCCATCATCAACCAGTGTGATTATGTCATGGAGTCACTTGTGTATGATGTGGATGGCAAAGTCATTGCCAGAATTCACCTCAACTACGATGCGTTGGATGAAGAGCTTGGAGCTGGAAAAATGATTGAATCAGAGGTCCGTTCCAAGATCAAGGCACTGCTTGAAGATGTCCGGACTGAAGTCAATTCAAAAGTCTCTTCCTTTGCCCGGTTGTCCCGTGTTATTGAGCAAGTGGAACCTTTTGAGAAGACCCCGACCCAGAAAATAAAGCGATTTATTTATCTCGATAAATAG
- the rarD gene encoding EamA family transporter RarD: MTPRSEKDPIYGFIAALSAFTLWGLLPIYWKQIQTVAPLEILCHRIVWLLLILGAILTFKKRWAETFAPLRSFRNVGILVLSSLCIGSNWLIYVWAVNTNHVLATSLGYYINPLVNVLIGFIIFRERLSPMQCVALGLASLGVINSIANYGEVPWISLALAISFAFYGLLRKIAAVESLPGLFLEAMVLTPAALTYILILQSQGESAFVLNDLSTDFLLVGTGVVTALPLIGFAFGARRLRLMTLGILQYAAPSIAFILGVFLYHEPFGAADMLTFCLIWSGLIVYTGDSLKTMRHHRQTLSKKNQSL; encoded by the coding sequence ATGACTCCACGTTCTGAAAAAGATCCCATTTACGGTTTTATAGCTGCTCTGAGCGCATTCACCCTCTGGGGTCTCCTCCCCATCTACTGGAAACAGATACAGACCGTTGCTCCACTTGAGATACTCTGTCATCGCATAGTCTGGCTCCTGCTTATCCTTGGTGCCATTCTCACCTTCAAGAAACGCTGGGCGGAAACATTCGCTCCCCTCCGTTCCTTTCGTAATGTCGGCATTCTTGTTCTGAGCAGCCTGTGCATCGGCTCCAACTGGCTTATCTATGTCTGGGCAGTCAATACAAACCATGTCCTGGCCACCAGTCTCGGATATTATATAAATCCTCTGGTAAATGTTCTGATTGGATTCATCATCTTTAGAGAACGCCTCTCCCCAATGCAGTGTGTAGCTCTGGGTCTAGCCTCTCTCGGTGTCATAAATTCCATAGCCAACTACGGGGAAGTGCCATGGATATCCCTAGCCCTAGCCATCAGCTTTGCCTTTTATGGCCTGCTCCGAAAGATTGCTGCCGTGGAATCTCTCCCAGGACTTTTCCTTGAAGCAATGGTTCTCACCCCTGCTGCGCTAACGTACATCCTCATTCTTCAATCACAAGGAGAGAGTGCTTTTGTCCTCAATGACCTGAGCACGGACTTCCTTCTGGTGGGGACAGGCGTGGTCACGGCGTTACCACTTATCGGATTTGCTTTCGGCGCTCGGAGGCTGAGACTCATGACTCTTGGAATCTTGCAATATGCGGCTCCCAGTATCGCTTTCATACTCGGCGTTTTTCTCTACCATGAGCCGTTTGGTGCGGCGGACATGTTAACCTTCTGCCTGATTTGGTCAGGATTGATAGTCTATACAGGCGATTCTCTCAAAACCATGCGACATCACAGACAGACCTTATCAAAAAAAAACCAGTCCCTCTGA
- a CDS encoding response regulator produces the protein MIRFWVLSLLLTFCMAGPVNAASVNEIVVGYFDEPPLSFADEDGQPKGLAVDIFSSLAAKNNWSVSYLRGTREECLKRLERGELDMVIALPFSYDYRFPIHFAKEPIVADWGTVYVDKLAISNLQDLEGRRIGYASGDEHNERFKSLAGNLGVGFTLIQFPTYKDVLEATHSGAVDVGIVNRLYGLRYGKSLGVHVTPILFNPISIRFAVSGGAPQGFQEKLNAGLEQLKADNQSVYYSILHDWLSPENAPEEFVRTVYLWIGLGVVAFFVVGVGGWFTHQLSATTSEVSRQEEALKEETEVRKRAQIALWESVERHRAMFTDTMLPQLLVSLSSLSIVEVNPAAEAFYGFPPGQLVEKLLHDINGDTVRRMNTLLQEVAQGRNRLITRHLLADGRRCDVELFVSTLYIHEQVHNLITVVDISERVAAEKARRESEERLDLAVRGGDLAFWDWDITSGVIVSNDRFAEMLGYRSNEIGNTLDDWISRIEPNDYARLKSGMNRALEGSVGRQSFQIRIRTKAGEWRWFLSRGSVSQRSDSGKPLRMSGIAYDITLRKRNEDRLANINACILGFGPDPDENIGSLTALVGEMLGGASALYCRARRESLRPLSSWNSSGELEIREMEAGFLSYDLMGQGFSGVRVIKNLQSTKYAQTDPVIARMNAQTFVGQVVNVGNQPVGVLSVLLRANYTLPESDEKLFGIITAAIRNEEERKISGEQLVQAKEVAETASRAKSEFLANMSHEIRTPLNGIFGMLQLVGETELTEEQRDFVSTALTSGRSLLRVINDVLDFSKMEAGMLALEEEPFDFRNMVGSVLDNFTIQAAEKGLNMKVAIEDSVPDTLLGDEGRIRQILFNLVGNAVKFTPRGEVKVESWVLAPKTDTQKMRLLISVSDSGIGIPDDMIDSVFMAFSQVDGSYTRKYGGTGLGLGIVKRLVNLMGGEIAVESDENGTTIHLFVHVREGAEFPSVNGKEVPPSVHLAPLDVLLVEDERVNRLSVKKHLEKLGCTVSEAEDGGEALDLLRWNEYDLVLMDIQMPNMDGITATRAIRDDSQLGSKARIPIVALTAHAMKGDKERFLAAGMDDYIAKPVEFVDLVGVLARLSIAIRERKNQA, from the coding sequence TTGATACGGTTTTGGGTTCTTTCGTTACTTTTGACATTCTGCATGGCAGGACCGGTCAATGCCGCTTCGGTAAACGAGATTGTCGTCGGTTATTTCGATGAACCTCCGTTGTCGTTTGCGGATGAGGACGGCCAACCAAAGGGCTTGGCTGTTGATATCTTTTCCTCTCTTGCCGCGAAGAACAACTGGAGTGTCTCATATCTGCGGGGAACCCGTGAAGAGTGCCTGAAGCGCCTGGAGCGCGGTGAACTGGATATGGTCATTGCCTTGCCATTCAGTTATGATTACCGATTCCCCATTCACTTCGCCAAAGAGCCGATAGTGGCGGACTGGGGAACAGTTTATGTGGATAAACTTGCTATTTCAAATCTTCAGGATCTTGAAGGACGCCGCATCGGATACGCTTCCGGTGATGAACATAATGAGCGTTTCAAGAGCCTTGCCGGTAATCTCGGGGTCGGATTCACCCTTATTCAGTTCCCGACTTACAAGGATGTGCTGGAAGCCACGCATAGCGGGGCTGTTGATGTCGGCATAGTGAACAGACTTTACGGCCTTCGGTATGGCAAATCTCTCGGTGTTCATGTCACCCCTATTCTTTTCAATCCCATCTCAATCCGTTTTGCCGTGTCAGGGGGCGCCCCACAGGGGTTTCAGGAAAAACTTAATGCTGGGTTGGAACAACTGAAAGCGGACAATCAATCCGTCTATTATTCTATTTTGCATGATTGGCTCTCCCCTGAGAACGCTCCTGAGGAATTTGTCAGGACCGTGTATCTGTGGATCGGATTGGGAGTTGTTGCCTTCTTCGTTGTCGGGGTGGGAGGCTGGTTCACGCATCAACTTTCAGCCACGACCTCAGAGGTCAGTCGTCAGGAAGAGGCTCTCAAGGAAGAGACAGAGGTCCGGAAGCGTGCGCAAATAGCGCTCTGGGAAAGCGTGGAGCGGCATCGGGCCATGTTCACGGATACCATGTTGCCTCAACTTCTTGTCAGTCTTTCATCCCTCAGTATTGTCGAGGTCAACCCGGCTGCTGAAGCCTTCTATGGATTCCCTCCCGGTCAGTTGGTGGAAAAACTGCTTCACGATATTAATGGTGACACGGTCCGGCGGATGAACACGCTGCTACAGGAAGTCGCACAGGGACGAAACCGATTGATTACCAGGCATCTGCTGGCAGACGGTCGCAGGTGTGATGTCGAACTGTTCGTTAGTACTCTGTACATTCATGAGCAGGTCCACAATCTTATTACTGTGGTGGATATTTCCGAGCGAGTGGCTGCGGAGAAGGCCCGTCGGGAAAGTGAAGAGCGGCTCGACCTTGCTGTGAGGGGTGGAGACCTTGCGTTCTGGGATTGGGATATAACCTCTGGGGTTATTGTCTCCAACGATCGTTTTGCTGAGATGCTCGGATACAGGTCCAATGAAATCGGTAATACTCTGGATGATTGGATTTCACGTATTGAACCCAATGATTATGCCCGATTGAAGTCCGGGATGAATCGAGCTTTGGAAGGTTCTGTCGGACGTCAAAGTTTTCAGATACGCATTCGAACTAAGGCAGGAGAATGGCGATGGTTTCTCTCCCGAGGGAGCGTTTCCCAGCGGTCGGACTCCGGTAAGCCCTTACGTATGTCCGGAATTGCTTATGATATTACCCTGCGAAAGAGAAACGAGGATCGCCTGGCAAATATCAATGCCTGCATTCTGGGCTTTGGTCCGGATCCTGACGAAAATATCGGGAGTTTGACAGCTCTTGTGGGTGAAATGCTCGGGGGAGCGTCGGCCCTGTATTGCCGGGCGCGCCGGGAATCTTTAAGGCCTCTCAGTTCCTGGAATTCCAGCGGAGAGTTGGAAATTCGGGAAATGGAGGCGGGATTCCTGTCCTACGATTTGATGGGCCAAGGTTTTTCGGGTGTGAGGGTTATCAAGAATCTGCAATCAACAAAATATGCTCAAACCGACCCTGTCATTGCGCGTATGAATGCACAGACTTTTGTCGGTCAGGTCGTCAATGTTGGCAATCAGCCTGTAGGTGTCTTGTCCGTTTTGTTGCGCGCGAATTACACCCTTCCCGAGAGTGATGAAAAATTGTTCGGTATTATCACGGCAGCAATCCGAAATGAAGAAGAACGTAAGATATCAGGTGAGCAACTGGTTCAAGCCAAGGAAGTGGCAGAAACCGCCAGCCGTGCAAAAAGTGAATTTCTGGCCAACATGAGCCACGAGATCAGGACGCCTCTCAATGGCATTTTCGGTATGCTGCAATTGGTGGGTGAAACCGAACTTACGGAAGAACAGCGCGACTTTGTTTCCACGGCCCTGACTTCTGGGAGGAGTCTGCTCCGAGTCATTAATGATGTCCTTGATTTTTCCAAGATGGAAGCGGGGATGCTGGCTCTGGAGGAAGAGCCTTTTGATTTCAGGAATATGGTCGGGAGTGTTTTGGATAATTTTACGATTCAGGCCGCAGAAAAGGGACTGAATATGAAAGTGGCCATTGAGGATTCCGTGCCTGATACGCTTTTGGGTGATGAAGGGCGTATTCGTCAGATTCTTTTCAACCTTGTCGGCAATGCTGTCAAATTTACACCGCGCGGAGAGGTCAAGGTTGAGTCCTGGGTGCTAGCTCCCAAAACGGACACACAGAAAATGCGGCTATTGATAAGTGTGTCCGATTCTGGGATCGGTATCCCGGACGACATGATAGATTCCGTTTTCATGGCCTTTTCTCAAGTGGATGGATCATACACAAGAAAATATGGTGGGACGGGGTTGGGACTTGGTATTGTCAAGCGTCTGGTCAATCTCATGGGTGGAGAAATCGCTGTGGAAAGTGATGAAAATGGGACGACTATTCACCTTTTTGTTCATGTTCGTGAGGGGGCAGAATTCCCCAGCGTCAATGGAAAAGAGGTTCCCCCGTCTGTTCACCTTGCCCCGTTGGATGTCCTTTTGGTGGAAGATGAACGAGTCAATCGTCTTTCGGTCAAAAAGCATTTGGAGAAGCTCGGGTGCACGGTTTCCGAAGCTGAAGATGGTGGTGAGGCTCTCGATCTGCTTCGGTGGAACGAGTATGACCTTGTGCTCATGGATATCCAGATGCCGAACATGGACGGGATAACTGCTACGCGAGCCATCAGGGATGATTCGCAACTTGGCAGCAAGGCTCGGATACCGATTGTGGCACTGACGGCGCATGCCATGAAAGGGGATAAGGAACGTTTTCTTGCGGCCGGAATGGATGATTACATTGCCAAGCCTGTTGAGTTTGTTGATCTTGTTGGGGTCCTCGCCCGCCTTTCTATCGCCATTCGGGAGCGAAAAAACCAAGCTTGA
- a CDS encoding AzlD domain-containing protein, with protein sequence MDERIILLTLVGMTLVTYIPRMAPVLVLATKTLPAPIVRWLSYVPTAVLSAMLFPALLLKDTVFDISIENYFLWASIPAFILAFRARSFFGTVALGMSLVAAGRYFWG encoded by the coding sequence ATGGATGAAAGAATAATTCTGTTGACTCTCGTGGGTATGACATTGGTGACGTATATTCCTCGGATGGCACCGGTTCTTGTTCTTGCGACAAAAACTTTACCGGCTCCAATCGTCCGTTGGCTTTCCTATGTGCCTACTGCCGTCTTATCGGCCATGCTCTTTCCCGCTCTTCTGCTCAAGGATACGGTTTTCGATATATCAATTGAAAATTATTTTCTCTGGGCCTCGATCCCAGCTTTTATCCTGGCTTTTCGCGCGCGGAGTTTTTTCGGTACAGTCGCTTTGGGGATGAGCCTGGTTGCGGCAGGGCGCTATTTTTGGGGGTGA
- a CDS encoding (Fe-S)-binding protein translates to MTIEREYVSGMAARLEADCTGCGGCRVHCAFLGEYGTPGEIATAVRLRPQEEWPDPFHCSLCGLCGAICPESLRPEEFFLEMRRTHEQNGLLDLATYAPVMTYEKIGKSRLFSLLRLPDGGDTVLFPGCALPGTRPRTVRRLFLALRNHIPDLGVALGCCLKPSHDLGRKDFFENWFDVLYARLRQAGVKRVITACPNCQKIFSSYGGPLESVPAYSLLAEAGIGPNKPFAKTVVIHDPCPQRYDALTQKSVRTLAQRCGLTVEKGMPERQKTRCCGEGGAVKFARSEFADAWTAQRTNKAAGRTVLTSCAGCVNFLQSSMETEHILDVLFDSKPTRPIRPPLTYLFRLWVKGWFVKTVR, encoded by the coding sequence ATGACTATAGAACGTGAATATGTGTCTGGTATGGCGGCTCGATTGGAGGCTGATTGTACAGGGTGTGGCGGTTGCCGTGTGCACTGTGCTTTCTTGGGTGAGTATGGAACGCCGGGTGAGATTGCAACGGCGGTGAGACTCAGGCCGCAGGAAGAGTGGCCTGATCCTTTTCATTGCAGCTTGTGCGGTTTGTGCGGAGCTATCTGCCCCGAGTCGCTGCGGCCGGAGGAATTCTTCCTTGAAATGCGTCGTACTCATGAGCAGAATGGCCTGCTTGATCTCGCAACATATGCTCCGGTCATGACGTATGAGAAAATAGGGAAAAGCAGGCTTTTTTCTTTGTTACGTCTGCCCGACGGCGGCGACACTGTACTGTTTCCAGGGTGTGCTCTGCCAGGAACCCGGCCACGGACTGTTCGAAGGCTCTTTTTGGCTCTACGGAACCATATTCCTGATTTGGGAGTTGCGCTGGGCTGCTGTTTGAAGCCATCGCATGATCTGGGGCGCAAGGATTTTTTCGAGAATTGGTTTGATGTGCTTTATGCACGGCTTCGTCAGGCAGGGGTCAAGCGGGTGATTACAGCGTGCCCCAATTGCCAGAAGATATTTTCGAGCTACGGCGGCCCTCTTGAATCAGTGCCAGCATATTCCCTCTTGGCGGAAGCCGGGATTGGGCCGAACAAGCCCTTCGCAAAGACCGTTGTGATTCATGATCCTTGTCCTCAACGGTATGATGCATTGACTCAGAAGAGTGTGCGCACTCTGGCCCAAAGGTGTGGTTTGACCGTAGAGAAAGGGATGCCGGAGCGCCAAAAGACGCGATGCTGTGGAGAGGGTGGGGCTGTCAAATTTGCCCGTTCGGAATTTGCGGATGCATGGACGGCTCAGCGAACCAACAAAGCAGCGGGGCGCACTGTGCTTACATCCTGTGCCGGGTGTGTTAATTTCTTACAATCATCCATGGAAACAGAACATATTCTTGATGTTTTGTTCGACTCCAAACCGACTCGTCCCATACGCCCGCCCTTGACCTACCTTTTTCGATTATGGGTCAAGGGGTGGTTTGTCAAAACCGTTCGGTAA
- a CDS encoding aminotransferase-like domain-containing protein — MGQEPYRYQTVEKHILAMMEQGALALGDRLPSLRKMSSNLGVSLSTVNQAYVELERKGVVEARPRSGFFICRHSMRLPRTEISPSSMDSPRPVTRIGLIQTVLEAVGRDDTVPLGVNAPDPSLLPLAELSRITTTVVRENPKRALQYTPIPGDPELVHQIAFRSMEHGIPVAPDDPIITTGCMEALNFALRSVCRPGDTVLIQSPTYYCFLQLLETLGLRAIEVPSDPENGVSPDDLHHVLTTFDIAACILSPNFNNPDSSLTPDRAKREIVSMLAQRHIPLVEDDVSTDLHFTQKRPDTYKQYDKEGLVLLCSSFSKTLAPGYRVGWLLPGRFRQKVLEIKATTNVSTSAPSQIAIAEYLRQGRMTRHLKRLRSAMEKQMDTMQLHLERHFPSGTRVTHPSGGGVLWLELPHCIDSVELFFQARAHSIGIAPGAIFSTQDKFSNYIRLSCGSPWSEQLDNGVRTLGTMAHALTE; from the coding sequence ATGGGTCAGGAACCATACCGATATCAGACAGTGGAGAAGCATATTCTTGCCATGATGGAGCAGGGAGCGCTTGCTCTGGGCGACCGTTTGCCGTCTCTGCGCAAGATGAGTAGCAACCTCGGAGTCTCACTCTCCACAGTCAATCAAGCTTACGTCGAACTGGAACGAAAAGGCGTGGTAGAAGCTCGACCGCGATCAGGCTTCTTTATCTGCCGACACTCCATGCGTCTGCCCCGAACGGAAATATCTCCATCTTCCATGGACAGCCCTCGTCCCGTTACTCGCATCGGCCTTATCCAGACTGTACTGGAAGCAGTGGGACGAGACGACACGGTCCCACTTGGCGTGAATGCTCCGGACCCTTCCCTGCTTCCCCTTGCCGAACTCAGTAGGATCACCACGACAGTCGTGCGCGAAAATCCAAAACGCGCGCTGCAATATACCCCAATACCGGGAGACCCGGAGCTGGTTCATCAAATAGCATTTCGATCCATGGAACATGGCATCCCTGTTGCCCCGGATGATCCGATTATCACAACCGGGTGTATGGAAGCGCTCAATTTTGCCCTGCGTTCAGTCTGCCGTCCGGGTGACACTGTCCTCATTCAGTCTCCAACATACTACTGTTTCCTGCAATTGTTGGAAACCCTCGGCCTTCGGGCCATAGAGGTACCATCAGACCCGGAAAACGGAGTCTCACCAGACGACCTTCACCATGTCCTGACGACCTTCGACATCGCAGCTTGTATTCTGTCCCCCAATTTCAACAACCCGGACTCCAGCCTGACCCCGGACAGAGCCAAACGTGAAATCGTTTCCATGCTGGCGCAAAGGCACATCCCATTGGTGGAAGATGATGTCTCCACGGACCTTCACTTTACCCAGAAACGCCCAGACACGTACAAACAATATGACAAGGAAGGCCTTGTCCTGCTCTGCTCCTCATTTTCAAAGACACTGGCTCCAGGCTATCGAGTCGGCTGGCTGTTGCCGGGCCGCTTTCGCCAAAAGGTATTGGAGATCAAGGCAACGACAAATGTTTCAACCTCTGCCCCATCACAAATAGCCATCGCCGAATACCTGCGCCAAGGCCGTATGACTCGACACCTGAAACGCCTCCGCAGCGCAATGGAAAAACAAATGGACACCATGCAACTCCATCTTGAACGCCATTTCCCTTCGGGAACCAGGGTCACGCATCCTAGCGGCGGTGGTGTTCTCTGGCTGGAGCTACCACACTGTATCGACTCAGTGGAACTTTTCTTTCAGGCGCGAGCGCACAGTATAGGCATTGCTCCCGGAGCCATTTTCTCGACTCAGGACAAGTTCAGCAACTACATTCGCTTAAGCTGTGGCTCTCCATGGTCTGAACAGCTTGATAATGGTGTCAGGACTCTCGGAACCATGGCGCATGCCCTGACAGAGTAA
- a CDS encoding AzlC family ABC transporter permease encodes MTIEIMEKENMRSSTSGSVLNTALRQVTPIIMGYVPVGAAFGVLAHKTGLSMLSTVLMSTFVFAGSAQLIAVAMFASGLPPFSIIATTFIVNLRHLLMSASLAPNLKGWGRVEMALFSYEITDESFAVHSSRFGAGDTSKSVSFLINGLAHISWILASWIGFLAGSAVPDIRPLGLDYALPAMFIALLSMQVKNGLHVFVAGVTGMASIALIQSGADQWSVILATLIGATLGAGVESWMKE; translated from the coding sequence GTGACAATTGAGATTATGGAAAAAGAGAATATGCGGTCCTCGACAAGTGGGAGCGTCTTGAATACAGCCCTTCGGCAGGTAACCCCCATTATTATGGGATATGTTCCCGTAGGGGCGGCGTTTGGGGTTTTGGCTCACAAGACCGGGCTTTCCATGCTGAGTACGGTTCTCATGTCCACTTTTGTTTTTGCGGGGTCGGCGCAGTTGATAGCCGTGGCCATGTTTGCTTCGGGGCTTCCTCCTTTTTCCATTATCGCCACGACATTTATTGTCAACCTGCGTCATTTGCTCATGAGCGCATCTTTGGCACCAAATCTGAAAGGGTGGGGGCGCGTTGAGATGGCGTTGTTCAGCTATGAAATCACAGACGAATCCTTTGCTGTCCATTCATCCCGATTCGGCGCTGGAGACACGAGCAAGTCTGTCTCCTTCTTAATCAACGGGCTTGCACATATCTCGTGGATCTTGGCTTCCTGGATCGGTTTTCTGGCCGGTTCCGCAGTCCCAGATATCAGGCCACTAGGCCTTGATTACGCGTTACCTGCGATGTTCATCGCGTTGTTGTCCATGCAGGTGAAGAATGGGCTGCATGTTTTTGTGGCTGGTGTGACCGGTATGGCTTCCATTGCTCTTATCCAGTCCGGGGCAGATCAATGGAGTGTTATTTTAGCAACTCTGATTGGCGCAACTTTGGGAGCAGGGGTGGAATCATGGATGAAAGAATAA